The genomic DNA tattctctgctttaacaccagcaaCTTCTTTCCAGAGTTTATCCAGTTCCTCCTCCGCCATTTCCAGAtcgcacaccacgtctttcttaattaatagttcagtCCTCAATTTTCTGTTCTCATCCAGGGCAGTATCCAATTTAGTCCCTATTCTGTAGACCTCCTCGACTGCAGCattaagttcactttctaaagctgccttttgcaaaacgttttccgtcttcactctcttgttttcagccttaacactgtccagttcagcccagagtgttcggatctcattatcagcactttcgacgtattcctccaagtcgctcttttccaaAATTTTCTCGTTAGCTGTCAACAGATCTCCTGCTACTCTTTCCAGcctcttctcgagtatccgaatttcctcatggGCATTTTCTAACTCATTTTCTACAACTGCCTTCGTCAAAAGCTCATCccgaatttgatcgtttcgagcttcagctttttctagacttaccataagaTACTCAATATTCCTATTTGCTCTCTttaaatcatcaattaaagctaagttaccgatgttattataTAACTCAATTTCTCTTACCTGAACAGATTTCTTGACTGAAAGCTCCTCACGAAGTTCATCGTTTTcagtttcagctttttctagacttaccataagagactcaattttcttattggctCTATTTAAATCTTCATTAGTAGCTGATATAGCTATGTTgtccttagataactcaatttcttctgcctctgcatcatgcacctcttcacagatgcgttgtaagtcattggtcgtttccgtttcttggtgtattctagcgaaGAAATCATCAAATAACTCAATTCCCTCTTCGGCACCGTCCAACtcctcacttagatccttttgagatgcttcctccaattgtgcgtgttccttagtttctccggcaacataatttgccccatcgtagactgctggttgcagtctctccatttcctcccgatccatcaaatccgagaatttttctgcttctctatgtgATTCCTCGtctccccagcaccatgccatggcgccaaaagctgtcaaagatcccagTAAAATCTTTCTGTCAGccataaatctaaccattttgtatagtaaagatttactcaatgccttccatgactaacgaatatagcattgaaattagaaaaaaaaaaatattgacacatttctctgaagacgaagaattcctggagccaaggatGATGAAGTTTTTCAGAGTCatcactggagacaaaataatcctgtagcagtcattgagaaacagttcaaggcctgacaaaaaaacaatagatttccaattactccgcctttgtgaggtcagttggagacgaaataattctgaagacctggcagaaaaccgactcaaagatccagtgcagacaagaaaatcctgcagactttgggagctcaatcgaagatgtttacaacgacgattctgaaatggtcttctctttctctctctctctctctctctctctctctctctctctctctctctctctctctctctctctctctctctctctctctctctcccccgcctTTGGgtgatcagttagagacgaaataattctgaagcccttgagaaacggaccaagaccgggcagaaaatcaactcaaagatcttgtgaagacaagaaaatcctgcagactttgggagctcaatcgaagatgtttacaacaacgattctgaaatggtcttctctctctctctctctctctctctctctctctctctctctctctctctctctctctctctctctctctctctctctctccccgcctttgggggatcagttagagacgaaataattctgaagcccttgagaaacggaccaagacctggcagaaaaccgactcaaagatccagtgaagacaaaaaaatcctgcagactttggggagctcaatcgaagatgtttacaacgacgattctgaaatggtcctctctctctctctctctctctctctctctctctcctctctctctctctctctctctctctctctggatatatatatatatatatgtattatatataattatatatatatatatatatatatataatatatatatatatacacatatatatacatatatatatattatatatatattatatatatatatatatatatatatatatatatatatacacatatatatacatatatatactatatatatatatatatatatatatatatatatatatatatatatatatatatatatatatatatactgttatatatatatatatatatatatatatatatatatatatatatatatatatatataatatataacataatatatatatatatatatatatatttatatatatatatatatatatattatatatatatatatatatatatatatatatatatatatatatgtgtgtgtgtgtgtgtgtgtgtgtgtgtgtgtgtaattcagaaTTGATACAGCATCCAACCCCATCTAACCCTGTTGCAACAGCTAATATCAATCGAACAGAGCCTCCAACGTCTTACCTATGCATAAATAATGTctccactgcccccccccccctcctaaggAAATCTCTGTCCTTAGTTCGTGTCAAAAACTTTCTCTGAGGGAAATCTGGGATGAGATTCTGAGACCCAAGCACCTTATGTTTAAGTTGACTGATTATTCAATAAAACGTTGATATTCAAATGTTAAAAGTAGCTTgtatgactatgagagagagagagagagagaagagagagagagagagagagagagagagagagagagagagagagagagaatactttaaaTGACACATATACATGTTATTTCTATACCAATTTACCGACAACGATTCATCAAATTCAATTTATTGACTACATAATTCGTCGATATCCAATTCGCTGGCAataatataggaatatatatatatatatatatatatatatatatatatatatatatatatatatatataaaatttatatatatatatatatatatgtatatatatatttatatgtatttatatatgtatatatattatatatatatatatatatatatatatatgtaatttatttatttgtatatatatatgtatatatatatatatatatatatatatatatatatatatatatgtgtgtgtgtgtgtctatatatatatatatatatatatatatatatatttatatatatatatatatatatatatatatatatatatatatatatatatatttatatttatttatatgtatatctgtatatatatatatatataaatatatatatatatatatatatatatatgtatatatatatatatatatatatatatatatatatatatagtatatatatat from Palaemon carinicauda isolate YSFRI2023 chromosome 34, ASM3689809v2, whole genome shotgun sequence includes the following:
- the LOC137626692 gene encoding flagellar attachment zone protein 1-like; this translates as MVISEGILRLRGEDEGERKMWDRKRRMKEGKETKEHAQLEEASQKDLSEELDGAEEGIELFDDFFARIHQETETTNDLQRICEEVHDAEAEEIELSKDNIAISATNEDLNRANKKIESLMVSLEKAETENDELREELSVKKSVQVREIELYNNIGNLALIDDLKRANRNIEYLMVSLEKAEARNDQIRDELLTKAVVENELENAHEEIRILEKRLERVAGDLLTANEKILEKSDLEEYVESADNEIRTLWAELDSVKAENKRVKTENVLQKAALESELNAAVEEVYRIGTKLDTALDENRKLRTELLIKKDVVCDLEMAEEELDKLWKEVAGVKAENRRLKRGLSEERANRNTLMKADEKNKTLEEEIRNLTSVADEFAIYKEKYQAMMERNMNLEMELNNKNFAITQLVEGLSQTHPELKELY